Proteins from a genomic interval of Papaver somniferum cultivar HN1 chromosome 4, ASM357369v1, whole genome shotgun sequence:
- the LOC113273518 gene encoding cytochrome P450 87A3-like isoform X2, which yields MWPVIVLFLIALGTISFTHYAYRWTNPKCKNGKLPPGSMGFPLIGETIQFLIPSYSLDTPLFIKTRVSRYGTLFKTSLAGKKMVITTDPEISNYIFMEEGKSVHLWYMDSFDNFLGESLINTTATAYIHKSLKNLLLNHVGTESLKDKLLPKLEVMAYQALHSWSTQPSVEIKECTATMIIEFVLKEQLGYDSTKSTNNLVKMLSEFIKGIINIPLNIPGTTFHRCMKNQKKVLELMKDILHERQNSSAEHRGDFLDQLIDDIEKEKFLSDEFAAVVMTALVFASFETISTALSVAMMFLTDQQSPLVVNQLLDEQQAIISRRENPNSQLTWQEYKSMTFTSQVINETLRMTNGIPGIVRKASKDVHINGYVIPKGWIIMVVQTAIHMNPDKFKDPLSFNPWRWNDIGSNIVGKSFIPFGGGIFWK from the exons ATGTGGCCTGTTATTGTACTATTTTTGATAGCTCTGGGAACAATCAGTTTTACACATTATGCTTACAGATGGACGAATCCAAAGTGCAAAAACGGAAAACTTCCACCAGGTTCAATGGGGTTCCCTCTCATCGGCGAGACGATTCAGTTCTTAATCCCAAGTTACTCCTTGGATACACCACTATTTATAAAAACGAGAGTCTCCAG GTATGGAACATTGTTTAAAACTAGTTTGGCAGGcaaaaagatggttataactacAGACCCGGAGATCAGCAATTATATATTCATGGAAGAAGGAAAGTCGGTTCATCTGTGGTACATGGACTCATTTGATAACTTTCTAGGAGAGTCTCTAATAAATACAACAGCAACGGCTTACATCCACAAGTCTCTCAAAAATCTACTTCTCAATCACGTCGGCACCGAAAGCCTGAAAgacaagttgcttccaaaattAGAAGTGATGGCCTACCAAGCTTTACATTCTTGGTCGACTCAACCTTCGGTCGAAATAAAAGAGTGCACTGCCACT ATGATTATTGAGTTCGTATTGAAGGAACAATTAGGTTATGACTCTACTAAATCTACAAATAATTTGGTTAAGATGTTGTCTGAATTCATAAAAGGTATTATCAACATTCCTCTCAACATACCTGGTACTACATTCCATCGATGTATGAAG AACCAAAAGAAAGTGTTGGAACTAATGAAGGACATCCTACATGAGAGACAAAATTCTAGCGCCGAACATAGAGGGGATTTTCTTGATCAACTCATAGATGACATAGAGAAGGAGAAGTTCTTGAGTGACGAATTCGCTGCAGTTGTAATGACTGCGCTTGTCTTCGCTAGCTTTGAAACAATTTCTACTGCTCTTAGTGTTGCTATGATGTTTCTAACAGACCAGCAATCACCTCTGGTGGTGAATCAATTACTG gatGAGCAACAAGCTATTATTTCTAGAAGAGAAAATCCTAATTCTCAACTTACATGGCAAGAATACAAGTCGATGACTTTTACGTCTCAG GTTATCAACGAAACACTTAGGATGACAAATGGCATACCAGGGATAGTGAGAAAGGCCAGTAAAGATGTACATATAAATG GATATGTAATTCCCAAAGGCTGGATAATCATGGTTGTTCAAACGGCAATACACATGAACCCAGACAAATTCAAGGACCCTCTCTCTTTTAATCCATGGAGATGGAAT GACATTGGTTCAAATATTGTGGGAAAAAGTTTCATTCCGTTTGGGGGAG gtattttttggaaataa
- the LOC113273518 gene encoding cytochrome P450 87A3-like isoform X1, protein MWPVIVLFLIALGTISFTHYAYRWTNPKCKNGKLPPGSMGFPLIGETIQFLIPSYSLDTPLFIKTRVSRYGTLFKTSLAGKKMVITTDPEISNYIFMEEGKSVHLWYMDSFDNFLGESLINTTATAYIHKSLKNLLLNHVGTESLKDKLLPKLEVMAYQALHSWSTQPSVEIKECTATMIIEFVLKEQLGYDSTKSTNNLVKMLSEFIKGIINIPLNIPGTTFHRCMKNQKKVLELMKDILHERQNSSAEHRGDFLDQLIDDIEKEKFLSDEFAAVVMTALVFASFETISTALSVAMMFLTDQQSPLVVNQLLDEQQAIISRRENPNSQLTWQEYKSMTFTSQVINETLRMTNGIPGIVRKASKDVHINGYVIPKGWIIMVVQTAIHMNPDKFKDPLSFNPWRWNDIGSNIVGKSFIPFGGGKRNCAGTEFTKVLMSVFFHVLVTKFSWLKVKGGQAVRCPGLSVKDGFHVKLSPKKACV, encoded by the exons ATGTGGCCTGTTATTGTACTATTTTTGATAGCTCTGGGAACAATCAGTTTTACACATTATGCTTACAGATGGACGAATCCAAAGTGCAAAAACGGAAAACTTCCACCAGGTTCAATGGGGTTCCCTCTCATCGGCGAGACGATTCAGTTCTTAATCCCAAGTTACTCCTTGGATACACCACTATTTATAAAAACGAGAGTCTCCAG GTATGGAACATTGTTTAAAACTAGTTTGGCAGGcaaaaagatggttataactacAGACCCGGAGATCAGCAATTATATATTCATGGAAGAAGGAAAGTCGGTTCATCTGTGGTACATGGACTCATTTGATAACTTTCTAGGAGAGTCTCTAATAAATACAACAGCAACGGCTTACATCCACAAGTCTCTCAAAAATCTACTTCTCAATCACGTCGGCACCGAAAGCCTGAAAgacaagttgcttccaaaattAGAAGTGATGGCCTACCAAGCTTTACATTCTTGGTCGACTCAACCTTCGGTCGAAATAAAAGAGTGCACTGCCACT ATGATTATTGAGTTCGTATTGAAGGAACAATTAGGTTATGACTCTACTAAATCTACAAATAATTTGGTTAAGATGTTGTCTGAATTCATAAAAGGTATTATCAACATTCCTCTCAACATACCTGGTACTACATTCCATCGATGTATGAAG AACCAAAAGAAAGTGTTGGAACTAATGAAGGACATCCTACATGAGAGACAAAATTCTAGCGCCGAACATAGAGGGGATTTTCTTGATCAACTCATAGATGACATAGAGAAGGAGAAGTTCTTGAGTGACGAATTCGCTGCAGTTGTAATGACTGCGCTTGTCTTCGCTAGCTTTGAAACAATTTCTACTGCTCTTAGTGTTGCTATGATGTTTCTAACAGACCAGCAATCACCTCTGGTGGTGAATCAATTACTG gatGAGCAACAAGCTATTATTTCTAGAAGAGAAAATCCTAATTCTCAACTTACATGGCAAGAATACAAGTCGATGACTTTTACGTCTCAG GTTATCAACGAAACACTTAGGATGACAAATGGCATACCAGGGATAGTGAGAAAGGCCAGTAAAGATGTACATATAAATG GATATGTAATTCCCAAAGGCTGGATAATCATGGTTGTTCAAACGGCAATACACATGAACCCAGACAAATTCAAGGACCCTCTCTCTTTTAATCCATGGAGATGGAAT GACATTGGTTCAAATATTGTGGGAAAAAGTTTCATTCCGTTTGGGGGAGGTAAGAGGAACTGTGCTGGCACTGAGTTCACTAAGGTTTTGATGTCCGTATTTTTTCATGTTCTGGTCACCAAATTCAG TTGGTTAAAAGTCAAAGGTGGACAAGCAGTTCGATGTCCTGGTTTATCCGTCAAGGATGGTTTTCACGTTAAACTCTCACCCAAAAAGGCCTGTGTATAA